The following coding sequences are from one Eucalyptus grandis isolate ANBG69807.140 chromosome 11, ASM1654582v1, whole genome shotgun sequence window:
- the LOC104447559 gene encoding stigma-specific STIG1-like protein 2, producing MPSSMSPLLHFLFILIAAAASVANASGMTDPNNGGGEEDFELDTLSRRFLPEQRGVLATATCDEFPRLCRVKNSRGPDCCRKTCTNTETDRLNCGMCGHKCQGQEICCKGYCVNIMFDKRNCGGCNRRCTKGGYCVYGMCDYA from the coding sequence ATGCCCTCAAGCATGAGTCCGCTCCTACACTTCCTCTTCATTCTCATTGCTGCGGCGGCCTCAGTTGCCAATGCTTCCGGGATGACAGATCCTAACAACGGTGGCGGCGAAGAAGACTTTGAACTGGACACGCTGTCACGGCGGTTCCTCCCCGAGCAGAGGGGAGTGTTGGCGACCGCGACATGTGATGAGTTCCCGCGGTTGTGCCGAGTGAAGAACAGCCGCGGGCCAGATTGCTGCAGGAAGACGTGCACCAACACAGAGACCGACCGGCTGAACTGCGGGATGTGCGGGCACAAGTGCCAGGGCCAAGAGATCTGCTGCAAAGGGTACTGCGTGAACATTATGTTCGACAAGAGGAACTGCGGCGGGTGCAATAGAAGGTGCACGAAAGGGGGCTATTGCGTCTACGGGATGTGCGATTACGCTTGA
- the LOC104445689 gene encoding stigma-specific STIG1-like protein 1, with amino-acid sequence MKYPRKSFLMVLLIAVAAFNAASATPSSSQGGGSYLAYGEEDDVPGETGDSSSLETLEPPTSLRGTGRLLAEATSLRTALTCNKYPRICRAKGSPGPDCCNKKCVNVSTDRLNCGMCGHKCRYSEICCKGQCVNAMFDKKHCGGCNNKCKRKNSACVYGMCSYA; translated from the coding sequence ATGAAGTACCCAAGGAAATCATTCCTCATGGTATTGCTCATTGCAGTAGCGGCATTCAATGCTGCATCTGCAACACCATCATCTTCACAAGGAGGAGGCTCGTACCTTGCTTatggggaagaagacgatgtTCCGGGTGAGACCGGCGATTCGTCCTCCCTCGAAACCCTGGAGCCACCCACTTCTCTCCGAGGCACGGGCCGGCTCCTTGCAgaggccaccagcttgaggaCCGCGCTGACGTGCAACAAGTACCCGAGGATCTGCCGGGCCAAGGGAAGCCCCGGGCCGGACTGTTGCAACAAGAAGTGCGTGAACGTGAGCACCGACAGGCTGAACTGCGGGATGTGCGGGCACAAGTGCAGGTACTCGGAGATATGCTGCAAAGGTCAGTGCGTGAACGCCATGTTCGACAAGAAGCATTGCGGGGGTTGCAACAACAAGTGCAAGAGGAAGAATTCTGCTTGTGTCTATGGGATGTGCAGCTATGCATGA
- the LOC104445690 gene encoding uncharacterized protein LOC104445690, whose protein sequence is MLQISTLSTLVVPPMASLLTIKSPALHFQITHLLVFFIILAPAQSISHCRTSCGAIPIHYPFGIDDGCGSPYYRHLLVCSDTGNLELRTPSGRYPVRNISYTDPHILLIDPFMWNCLDRDNFRPTRAFSLDTSTHLSLSPQNDYLFFNCSEEDVIIEPKPMFCERYPDRCDSSCDSSSYLCRHLPQCPSALRSSSCCSYYPKATESLRLMLRYCASYTSVYWRNIGAGPYDQIAEYGIRVDFDIPVTTRCLTCQDNLKSGGTCGFDTQTESFLCICEGRNGTASCKDRSISGHSKTAVIAGSVTAVSGAGAIGIGAGIWFWKKVRAKAPVTCGVQTNDNRLF, encoded by the exons atgCTGCAAATCTCTACTCTCTCTACTTTAGTAGTGCCTCCAATGGCTTCCCTCCTCACCATCAAATCACCAGCCCTCCATTTCCAGATAACTCATCTCTTGGTCTTCTTTATCATCCTAGCACCAGCTCAATCGATCAGCCACTGTAGAACCTCATGCGGAGCCATTCCGATACACTACCCGTTCGGCATCGACGACGGATGTGGCAGCCCTTATTACCGTCACCTCCTCGTTTGCTCTGACACCGGCAATTTGGAGCTCCGGACCCCCTCCGGCCGATACCCGGTTCGCAACATAAGCTACACTGATCCGCACATCTTGCTGATCGACCCATTTATGTGGAACTGCCTGGACCGCGACAACTTCCGCCCCACGCGTGCGTTTAGCCTTGACACGAGCACGCATCTATCTCTCTCCCCTCAGAATGATTACTTGTTCTTCAATTGCAGTGAGGAGGATGTTATCATTGAGCCGAAGCCGATGTTCTGCGAGCGGTACCCTGACCGGTGCGACTCATCATGCGACAGCTCGAGCTACCTGTGCCGTCACTTACCGCAGTGCCCCTCGGCATTGCGATCGAGTTCTTGTTGCTCGTATTATCCGAAAGCCACTGAGTCACTTAGGCTCATGCTCAGATACTGTGCTAGCTACACTAGTGTGTATTGGAGGAACATCGGCGCAGGTCCATATGATCAGATCGCAGAGTATGGTATTAGGGTCGATTTCGACATTCCCGTGACCACTCGGTGCTTGACATGCCAGGACAATCTGAAGAGTGGTGGGACTTGCGGATTCGATACACAAACTGAGAGTTTCTTGTGTATTTGTGAGGGTAGGAATGGTACCGCTTCTTGTAAAG ATCGCAGCATTTCGGGGCACAGCAAGACTGCAGTAATTGCAG GGAGTGTGACCGCAGTTTCGGGAGCAGGAGCCATAGGAATTGGTGCTGGGATTTGGTTCTGGAAGAAAGTGAGGGCAAAAGCACCGGTCACATGTGGGGTCCAAACTAATGACAACAGGCTCTTTTAG